The following are from one region of the Capsicum annuum cultivar UCD-10X-F1 chromosome 1, UCD10Xv1.1, whole genome shotgun sequence genome:
- the LOC107841327 gene encoding dual specificity protein phosphatase 1 isoform X1 codes for MAQPLEFYSKQIEALMRALSVAKIIREDRDPCMIEEGLYLGSFGAANNKDALKSLNLTHILTIARDINPPYPDEFFYKVLAVHDRVDENISHYFEECFNYIEEAKGQGGGVLVHCFAGKSRSATIVIAYLMKKHAMSHNEAYQLVKSKRPVVSPNAGFVAQLENYDKTLKVELAPSVCPTSPMQS; via the exons ATGGCTCAACCTCTGGAGTTTTATAGCAAGCAAATTGAAGCTCTAATGCGGGCATTGTCTGTAGCAAAAATCATTAGAGAAGATAGGGATCCTTGTATGATTGAAGAG GGTCTCTATTTGGGGTCCTTTGGAGCTGCCAACAATAAAGATGcactcaaaagcttgaatctaaCTCATATTTTGACGATTGCCAGAGATATAAATCCTCCTTATCCAGATGAATTTTTCTACAAAGTCCTTGCTG TTCATGACAGAGTTGATGAAAATATTTCACATTACTTTGAGGAGTGCTTCAACTACATTGAAGAAGCAAAAGGACAGGGTGGCGGTGTGTTGGTGCATTGCTTTGCGGGAAAATCCAGAAG TGCAACCATAGTCATCGCGTATCTGATGAAAAAGCATGCTATGAGCCACAATGAAGCTTATCAGCTTGTCAAGAGTAAAAGACCAGTCGTTTCTCCCAATGCTGGTTTTGTGGCACAGTTGGAAAACTATGATAAAACCCTTAAAG TGGAACTTGCTCCATCAGTGTGCCCGACATCCCCAATGCAGTCCTAA
- the LOC107841327 gene encoding dual specificity protein phosphatase 1 isoform X2, translating into MAQPLEFYSKQIEALMRALSVAKIIREDRDPCMIEEGLYLGSFGAANNKDALKSLNLTHILTIARDINPPYPDEFFYKVLAVHDRVDENISHYFEECFNYIEEAKGQGGGVLVHCFAGKSRSATIVIAYLMKKHAMSHNEAYQLVKSKRPVVSPNAGFVAQLENYDKTLKDLNTPNVTL; encoded by the exons ATGGCTCAACCTCTGGAGTTTTATAGCAAGCAAATTGAAGCTCTAATGCGGGCATTGTCTGTAGCAAAAATCATTAGAGAAGATAGGGATCCTTGTATGATTGAAGAG GGTCTCTATTTGGGGTCCTTTGGAGCTGCCAACAATAAAGATGcactcaaaagcttgaatctaaCTCATATTTTGACGATTGCCAGAGATATAAATCCTCCTTATCCAGATGAATTTTTCTACAAAGTCCTTGCTG TTCATGACAGAGTTGATGAAAATATTTCACATTACTTTGAGGAGTGCTTCAACTACATTGAAGAAGCAAAAGGACAGGGTGGCGGTGTGTTGGTGCATTGCTTTGCGGGAAAATCCAGAAG TGCAACCATAGTCATCGCGTATCTGATGAAAAAGCATGCTATGAGCCACAATGAAGCTTATCAGCTTGTCAAGAGTAAAAGACCAGTCGTTTCTCCCAATGCTGGTTTTGTGGCACAGTTGGAAAACTATGATAAAACCCTTAAAG